A genomic segment from Chanos chanos chromosome 2, fChaCha1.1, whole genome shotgun sequence encodes:
- the LOC115804950 gene encoding protocadherin beta-16-like has protein sequence MASEPLRDDQYRLLRVLQWQVIFFLTGVIIVNGQIRYSIPEEMKTGSFIGNVAQDLGLDLKRLRAGRARIVTGESVQHVELKVDKGILVVSERIDREQLCGDTIPCSFSFEIILENPMELHPITIYIQDQNDNAPQVLYPVQTGGSLVAEVVPRSAEVGYLVTKVVAVDVDSGQNAWLSYKLLKTTDRALFEVGLQNGEIRTIRQITDKDAVKQRLTVVVEDNGQPSRSTSVNVNVAVADNFPEVLSEFSDFAHDKDYDGNLTFYLIVALAVVSLLFISCLVIIISLKIYKWRQSRMYYQSSLPVIPYYPPRYADVGGTGTLQHVYNYEVCRTTDSRTSDSEFMRPCIQKVLIAESSPAGTMRRSLSDKNILDDSNSPLEVIAVLQFEL, from the exons ATGGCGTCTGAACCACTGAGAGATGATCAGTATCGCTTGCTTCGAGTACTGCAGTGGCAAGTCATCTTTTTTCTCACCGGAGTTATTATTGTTAATGGACAAATCCGATACTCAATTCctgaggaaatgaaaacaggcTCGTTTATCGGTAATGTAGCACAAGACCTGGGACTCGATTTGAAAAGGTTACGAGCGGGTCGGGCCCGTATCGTGACCGGAGAAAGTGTCCAGCATGTGGAGCTTAAGGTAGACAAAGGGATCCTTGTTGTTAGTGAGAGAATAGACCGAGAGCAGCTTTGTGGCGACACCATACCTTGTAGCTTCAGCTTCGAGATCATTCTAGAGAATCCGATGGAATTACACCCAATAACA ATTTACATCCAAGACCAGAATGACAACGCGCCTCAGGTTCTATATCCAGTACAGACTGGTGGCTCTCTTGTTGCTGAAGTAGTGCCTCGTTCAGCAGAGGTGGGTTATCTTGTCACTAAAGTGGtggctgttgatgtggactctggacagaatgcctgGCTCTCATATAAACTGCTAAAAACCACAGACAGGGCGCTGTTTGAAGTCGGATTACAGAATGGTGAAATAAGAACTATACGCCAAATTACTGATAAAGATGCTGTGAAACAAAGGCTCACTGTTGTAGTGGAGGACAACGGCCAGCCCTCTCGTTCAACATCAGTGAACGTTAATGTTGCAGTGGCGGACAACTTCCCTGAGGTTCTTTCGGAGTTCTCTGATTTTGCGCATGACAAGGATTACGATGGTAATCTAACGTTTTATTTGATAGTGGCATTGGCTGTTGTCTCACTTCTCTTCATAAGCTGTTTAGTGATTATAATATCGTTGAAAATCTACAAATGGAGACAATCTCGTATGTACTATCAGTCCAGTCTTCCAGTTATTCCATACTATCCACCACGTTATGCAGATGTAGGAGGTACAGGAACTCTACAGCACGTGTATAATTACGAAGTATGCAGAACTACTGATTCTAGAACGAGTGACAGCGAGTTCATGAGACCTTGCATTCAGAAAGTGTTAATAGCAGAATCCAGTCCTGCTGGGACCATGCGCCGTTCGCTGAGTGACAAAAACATCCTGGATGATTCTAACTCTCCACTGGAG